CTGCAGCGATCTGGAAATGCACATGATCAAGGGCTGCGGTCATTGGACCCAACAAGAGAAGCCGCAAGAGCTCAGCTCTTTGATGCTGAACTGGCTGACGAAGCGATTCGGCAACCAGGCGTAGACTGCAGCGCATGGCACTTTCCCGAGAACTGGCGCTGGAGTCCGATCAGATCGAAGAGATCATGACTAGCGAGTGGAACCTGCGGATTGCCACGCACAGCCCGCAGGACCGCATCAATCTGACGCCGATGTGGTTTGCCTGGGTCAACGGATGCATCTACATCTACGGCCGGGGTCAGAAGATCCGAAACCTGCGACGCAATCCGCAGTGCACGGTGATCGTGGATCGCAACACGAAGTTCCCGGAGTTGCAGGGGCTCATGTTCCAGGGGCGCGCGACCATCCTGGAGGACGCAGCCGCCGAGGACGCGGATCCCCACCTGAATGAGGCCCGAGTTCAGATGGGGAGGAAGTAC
This is a stretch of genomic DNA from bacterium. It encodes these proteins:
- a CDS encoding pyridoxamine 5'-phosphate oxidase family protein codes for the protein MALSRELALESDQIEEIMTSEWNLRIATHSPQDRINLTPMWFAWVNGCIYIYGRGQKIRNLRRNPQCTVIVDRNTKFPELQGLMFQGRATILEDAAAEDADPHLNEARVQMGRKYNGGHGRPPVDDPPPNDFSAGGSSRRWFIVEPEHKVTWDNFKLGRLTRRG